The window TTCTCCCTCATTTCAGTGAGGTTATCAAGTCATGGGAGAGGCAAATTAAAGAGGAATGTTTCTGTAACGTTTGTCTATGAAAGTTTGCGCTCTCGTCTTCGCTAAACAGGTTTTAATTCAAATCAAGTCTTtagcaaaaatattacaaatcttCACTGCTGTGACTACAGCAACAGAAATGGTATCCAGTTAAACATCTTCATGTCAAACGAAACGAAAGTTCTGCAGCCTCCGATAAGTAATACATCAGTGAAGTTATTAATGTCACCCCCGCTGACTCGGTAAACCTAATCTGCGAGGCAAATCACCACAGCAGGAGGGTCTCATCGGTCAGTGAGAGTGTTGAAAGTCGGCTGAAAATTAATAAAGGAATGCCATCAATTTTCACAAATGAGACCGTCATTCTTATATTGAACCACAATTGCTTAGAGTTCCGACACCAATTTTCGGCATAAAATGGTGATATCATGATAACCTCTcttaccttatttctttattgcccacaaagggtcATGATAAACCTCTCTTATCTTACTCGCTAAATTCCCCAGTTCTGAATATGGTTTGTCTCAAATTCATAGCAAATACATTTCAACTGAACTTGGATACCCCTGATATCAGAATGCCACTATGCAAAGCGACTCATCGGTGGAAGTGACACATTTTGATCTCATTAACCGATTTACTTGAGATTTTGAATCTCTCTATGGATTCCTCGTTTGAACTGATCGAACTGCTGCAAGAAGATGTAACTGCCTGTAAGCACACGGCAGGCTATGAATGAATACTTTCTCAAGCTGTGGATGATCAAGTCTTATCTGAAAATTTCCGTGGTAGACAATAAACCGGACAATTCATGcccaaatataatgaataaatggtGTGATGAAAACCTGAATCTTGAAGACATCCTCCTTCGTTTTGCGACACAACAACGAAAAGAGAATCACTTTCGAGGAGTTcgtattttcataatttataatAGATGAGGCTAACTTTTTATCTGTGACATTTCAATCTCATTCAGAAGTTGACtgtaaataaatttgatttattcaattaaaattttaattattatttatataaaatctttGCCCGTAATTTTTTAACTAATACTGACTGTGCGATTGGGTCTCCACTGCCCCAGAACATTAATCCTCTGAAATTCAATCCCTGATACCATTTTCCCTACAGATATTAACACACAAATCTTCAAACTAAGCATTAACCGTATCGATCTCGCCAATCCATAAAGTCTTGCAAACGCCATGTCTAACGCCATCTCCCCTCTTCACCAAACTATAAACAAAGAATCCAATATTAATCTAAAActtaacaaatgaaaacaaaaggaacATTTTTACGACATTTATGGTCaatatttcaatttatgtttttcactgcgAAAACTGTTTTAACCTTTCGATAACCTGAAAGAAATCGTGGGTCTACTGAGTTTACGATCAAATTTCTATTAGATTTCGTTTTCCGtataattgatttcatattttggtttAACCTATACTTCGTTTAATTTGTACTTCATAAAAGTTTTCGAAGTTACTTTCCtcaatttgtatttttctttttttagtttgaaTAACAAATCCTTTCACTTTTGAAGGGAAATCAATTAAATGCAATTATCTTATCTCATATATTATTTAGATGATGAGTAAGAAGTGTTACGTTTTGAAATCAAATGTTGTCCCGGTTAACTTAGTGTTTCATTCTttgaaggtcgataaaataacaccCAATTGCTTCATTGGTACTCAGGTAAATCTTATAAATCGTCCAATGTGTGAAAGGTTTTCTAAGAGAAGACTAATTTAGAACGAAAAAcgttagcaataaaaataaattaacaaaagaattatcTGAATTAAATTGACTTTATTCGCGAAGAAATACACATTTTATcagatagaattattattagcAAACGTGATCCGTTGAAGTCTTGCTCACATTTCATGGAGAAGTAAATAATTTTGGGGTGAATTCCATTAAAGTTCAGATCAGTTTCTTTAGTAGACACTTAGTGTTAGTATATGAAAAGGCGGTACATGTAGAAGATACCATACATAAACGTGAACAATCCAAGACCGAGCGGGCATACATTTGAGCCTCGATTACAAGGTTGTGATATGGATTTGGTTTGAAGGAAAAAGTTGAATAAGCTGTCTGgccattaatttctttttctgcaatagaaaaaatggaaagaggaaacacaagaaatataagagcataaatgaaattatttctctTCATTGACAAGGTACAAGGGAAACGAATAGATAGGGTCTATTAATTCGATAGATCGATGTTATTAATGTTCCGTTTGGACATCTTTAAGTTAGTGTGAACAGGGAGTGAGTTCCTGAGTGTTGCATAATCTAGAAAGGAAGGATTGGGGATAATAATTGATGGGGGATCTGGCTGGTGAAATAGCATGTATGACAGAAGGAGAAGGGGTATATTGCTGGTTATCTCAGAGGTAGAGTCGTTCTCGTATTACCAGCGAGATGCATTAAGGTATTTCTGAGCAAGTTAGTAATGAAGCGTGTTGAGATGTTTAATGACAGAGATGTTTAATGACAGGATTAATATTAACCCATCTGCCAGATTTTAAATGTACTTGTGTGTTAGTTTTACTACATCTTTTTGCAAGACTATTATTACGGTGATGAACTTGCATaccaagtgacctgatctgagatcgtgtgctagaacgaaaacaattgcagtgtggaaggtgtttataagccatttaagaaacacacaaaatccgttagattcacttcaacatttaaatttaattagtcaaaatattttcgtcgctttccgaccgtgacctcttcactgacaaaatcccGTGCTgcagtgtgtttcttaaatggcttataaacacattccacgctgcaattgtattaattatttatttatttattatctatttaacTAAAAATTAAGACGCTAAGTAGAAATAATcatgaaatgaagaagaagaaagcgatatttataaatttctttattttttgcgtTGCGGAAGAaagagatatttaaaattttcagttttgttCGGCGTGCACTGGAGACAGAAGATCGATGAATTAAAGATCAGGAACAAGACACAGAATCAAAgaacactaaaaataaacaactaaataaaaatgGTCTTACTATTAACGAAATAATAGGAGCCGAAAGCACATCCTACGGAGCTGATGTCCTTCAATGTATATGACTGACTGAAATTATTCCAAAGTTCTGAAATGGAAAAAGATGATGTAAGAACGCAGAAACTATGATCCACGGATTGTACCGTAATCTTTTCCGGAATACGGACTGTGATCGTAAGAAATACGTGATTTGTGAAAACTCGCGTAGcgctgcattaaaatatttataaagtccgtctatgaaatataattagtaatacgatgtgtgtgtgtgtgtgtgtgtgtgtgtgtgtgtgtgtgtgtgtgtggtgtgtgtgtgtgtgtgtgtgtgtgtgtgtgtgtgtccgtgtgtgtgtgtgtgtgtgtacaacatttGCCGGCGTTATGGACACACCCTCACATAAGACGCAGCCCTATTTTACAAGGATATTTTACGGAAACAGCAAATGCTATACAGGATGTGAAACTCGTATTTCTGGATGTGATGCTTTGTGTTACCGCGACAGACCACAAATTGGAAAATAAGGGAAAAAAGACTAAAGAACCAAACACAAATGAATGACCAAGAATGGAACACAACAAGAAGGAGGTGCTGTTGTACAAGCGATGCCTCCGACATATCATCAGGTCTGATCATTGCAAATGGCTGCCAGGTGGATGAAAGTTTAACATTCCATTCAACTTTCTAGGAGCATTTTTCATTTAGATAAAGAAGAAATGTTCATAAAATGTAACCTAGTTCTttaaataatgtaatttatatatcaGATGTTGGGGAACGAGGTAAGTGAGGTGATGACAGCGTATCGTAATCAATCTTTCGTAAGTTTGTGATAACAGACTGTGATAATTCGGCTTGTGTTcaacattttattattagtaacacAATTTACTGTAATGATTTGGCTTGTTCTGATTATTCTTTTATGAGCAACAGTTTTTGCGCCAAGAGAACTTCCCAAGTACGCTCGTCCTGCTCCCTAGCCTACGGCGCTCGGCCTCCCTTCCGTAATGTGGCCACATTAGACGCAtttgatacatttaaaaataagaaaagcgCGTCCAATCTGCCGGCAAatacggtacatacatacatgcatacatacataatgttcgtacgtatgcatgcatgtctttgaatgtatgtatgtatgtatgtatgtatatatgtatatatatatatatatatatatatatatatatatatatatatatatatatatatatatatatatatatatatatatatataatacacacacacacacacatacaacagctAAAGGTGGTGCCTCAGTATAGTCTACGTAAACTGTGACTAAAAGTGCAATAAGATGTAAAGCAACTTTGCACTTACCTCTGCTTATTTCAGTGTAAAGTGCACCTGTGCCACACCACACAGAAGAATCATCATGATTTTTACTTGACAAAATGCATTGTCCGCTACTTATACCGTAGTCAAACGATTGACAATTTGGATTTGCTTCACATCTATAGAAACACGCCGTGTAACTATGACCAGACGTGGCACTAATATCATTGTTACCAGGGAGAAAAGCGTTGTCAACTACATCCATGGGACATTTTcctgaaagaagaaaatggataaagGAAGTTTTTCTTATTTTCGTTCTCGTAAGAATGGCGGGTGTGTACGCTTATAGTGgaccattttattattttggattaatgaataataataataataataataataaatagatgaaaaatatatattaataataatattaatactaataataataataataataataataatataataataataataataataataataataataataataataagatccttgagaactgtcacaacaagcgcagaaatctcagcaccgcatggattgactataaaaaggccttcgacagtataccgcatccatggatcttgagatcgctggacatcttcaaaatttcccctgtgatttcaaacttcctgaagcacaatatgtctttgtggaatacgaatctccactTATActactctaatggagtacttgcctcagaaaatataaacatcaactgtggaatttttcaaggtgactcactttcacctttaatattctgcatagccctaataccccttacaagtgaattaaacagaacagggtatgggtataaaattgccaataaaaaattaagccatctattttatatggatgacttaaaactttatggtaaagacaataatgaacttgaaggcctattgcgcaccgtgaaagcattcagcgatgacatcgggatggagtttggacttgagaagtgtgccaaggccactttccagaaagggaaagtgaagaccacaaattcagtcgtgttagatgttgacacagtcataagagagcttgagcaagaacagacatacaaatatttagggataaatgaaggctctggtattcagcatgcaagcatgaaagagaaaatcaggaaggaatgttataggagagttcgtgcagtcctgaattctgaactaaatgcacgtaacaaggtgttagctataaattccttagcagttccagttgttacttatagctacaatgtgttgaactggaatatgagtgaagtaaagaatatagataggaaaatacgcaagctgctgagttgtaataggatgcaccatccaaaggcagacgtagatcgcctttaccttcccagagccaaaggaggtcgaggcctgatccaatttgaactagcttacaaaacaaccacaattggactggccaaatatctcgaaatatcgaatgactggatgctaaagctcgtggaaaatcacgagagacgaaagaagcttcattctatcataaaggaaaacaaaacatttgctattgatctcgtgcaggatacccaaactgaacaacccgagggaagtacggcaactattgttgcaaagaaggtgaaaatgatggcaatgaaaaaagcgcacgagcaattggctgataggtgggaggagaaacctctgcacggcaaatatgtgacccgcagcaaacaagctgatattgaccagaagcaaacccatcagtggctacggagctcagggctaaaagcagagagcgaaggtttcatcctggctgctcaagatcaaagcctattaacccgaactaccaggccaatgtgatgaaaaatggagcagacccaaaatgccgattctgcaacgacatgattgaaacagtggaccacctaatctctggatgtaaagtcttagcaccagtggagtataaatta is drawn from Octopus sinensis unplaced genomic scaffold, ASM634580v1 Contig13745, whole genome shotgun sequence and contains these coding sequences:
- the LOC118761468 gene encoding uncharacterized protein LOC118761468, which encodes MLLRKCLQVIFLFYISLTFGNGLEYLTYFIKVQHCDLKDAKTLMTLDVDAFDCSKRCFETSACKSFVSRTISPRCILYENDSTEKILTGENNAYFYQLRRTVPTKYRDGKCPMDVVDNAFLPGNNDISATSGHSYTACFYRCEANPNCQSFDYGISSGQCILSSKNHDDSSVWCGTGALYTEISRELWNNFSQSYTLKDISSVGCAFGSYYFVNKKEINGQTAYSTFSFKPNPYHNLVIEAQMYARSVLDCSRLCMVSSTCTAFSYTNTKCLLKKLI